From a single Ignavibacteria bacterium genomic region:
- a CDS encoding SpoIIE family protein phosphatase, with amino-acid sequence MPEPEKTFKARILLVDDDASLSRLFQYSLNKEGFDCQTASNGLEGFHKARQILPDLIISDIMMPNLNGFEFRKLVLEDPLVQKIPFIFLTAKSGEDDILEGYDLGISDYVVKTSGPKVLVAKVNALLKDLEKEREKAVSEIHKAADNISLKVVPDSPPEIEGYSLAHWHQPFGGVPGGDFIDYFDVDSEKTVLILGDVMGKKWGAWYFAVAYAGYIRSAVRVILQNSKELSASSILREVNLSIYHDNKISDVFATLSIVLLNKKTGIVNYSGAGDLPLVWYNSTKREAKFLQCNGLLLGFAENGEYDETSVTLSPGDSVFLYTDGITEASDPTGIQFGKENLIKLIELMPAHLDPVTFIKNRMNEYTNMKFDDDVSVIALKKI; translated from the coding sequence ATGCCTGAACCTGAGAAAACCTTTAAAGCCAGAATTCTCCTGGTCGATGACGATGCTTCCCTCTCCAGACTGTTTCAGTACAGCCTGAACAAGGAAGGATTCGACTGCCAGACCGCCTCCAATGGCCTTGAAGGTTTCCACAAAGCCAGGCAGATTTTGCCTGATCTCATCATCTCAGATATCATGATGCCGAACCTGAACGGGTTTGAGTTCAGAAAACTGGTGCTCGAAGATCCGCTGGTGCAGAAAATTCCGTTCATTTTTCTGACCGCAAAGTCAGGGGAAGATGATATCCTTGAAGGATATGATCTCGGAATTTCCGACTATGTCGTGAAAACCTCCGGTCCCAAGGTTCTGGTGGCAAAAGTTAATGCTCTTTTGAAAGACCTGGAAAAAGAGAGAGAAAAAGCCGTCTCTGAAATTCACAAGGCAGCCGACAATATAAGTCTGAAAGTGGTGCCTGACTCCCCTCCCGAAATTGAGGGCTACTCTCTCGCACACTGGCATCAACCCTTTGGTGGTGTTCCCGGAGGTGATTTCATAGACTACTTCGATGTGGACAGCGAAAAAACCGTCCTCATACTCGGCGATGTCATGGGTAAGAAGTGGGGTGCCTGGTATTTTGCCGTCGCCTATGCAGGCTACATCAGAAGTGCAGTCCGTGTCATTTTACAGAATTCCAAGGAGCTTTCTGCCAGTTCAATTCTGCGGGAAGTAAATCTTTCAATTTATCATGATAACAAGATATCAGATGTATTTGCCACTCTGTCAATAGTTCTGCTTAATAAAAAAACCGGCATCGTAAACTACTCAGGTGCCGGTGATCTTCCTTTGGTCTGGTACAATTCCACTAAAAGAGAGGCTAAGTTTCTTCAGTGTAACGGCCTGCTACTCGGATTTGCAGAAAATGGGGAGTATGATGAAACCTCTGTTACCCTTTCTCCCGGCGATTCTGTTTTCCTATATACCGACGGCATAACAGAGGCGAGCGATCCTACGGGAATCCAGTTTGGCAAGGAGAACCTCATCAAACTTATTGAACTTATGCCTGCCCATCTTGATCCGGTTACATTTATTAAAAACAGAATGAATGAATATACCAACATGAAATTCGATGATGATGTCAGTGTCATCGCCTTGAAAAAGATTTAA
- a CDS encoding GNAT family N-acetyltransferase, whose translation MVREKSFGEYTFTTDSEKVDYATVIQYLKRSYWASDIPPETSIRAIKNSLCFSIFFHDEMVGFSRVVTDFARFAYLADVFVLEEHRGKGLSKLLMEFILAYPGIKGCRFMLATRDAHGLYAKYGFKVLEDSWKYMSRKEEKK comes from the coding sequence ATGGTACGGGAAAAATCTTTCGGAGAATATACTTTTACCACCGACAGTGAGAAGGTGGATTACGCGACAGTTATCCAGTATTTAAAGAGGAGTTACTGGGCAAGTGACATACCACCGGAGACTTCCATAAGAGCCATTAAAAATTCTCTTTGCTTCAGTATATTTTTCCATGATGAGATGGTTGGTTTTTCGCGGGTAGTAACTGATTTTGCAAGATTCGCATATCTGGCGGATGTATTCGTTCTTGAGGAGCATCGGGGGAAGGGACTGTCAAAATTACTGATGGAGTTTATTCTGGCATACCCGGGGATAAAAGGGTGCAGATTTATGCTTGCCACCAGGGATGCACACGGATTGTATGCGAAATACGGATTTAAGGTTTTGGAAGATTCGTGGAAGTATATGTCCAGAAAGGAAGAGAAGAAGTAA
- a CDS encoding CotH kinase family protein yields the protein MKQTFALVLLFIAVSTNLMAQNPVRVKINEVMASNTNTIRDPQFNEFGDWVELYNPDSIAVDISGYFLTDIFSEPQKWQLPASGVIIPANGFLIIWCDDHNTGLHANFKLTASGEMVGLFGPNSLIIDTMRFGTQTSDISYGRFPDGENNWYTFYPATPGTINFESNITARCPDPEFTLTGGFFPSPVDVSLSTSMAGSEIRYTTDGSEPKANSRLYSSPVHLDSTTVIRAKTFKLQSLPSKTITNTYFINVTTDLPVFSLSTDPANFFSDTAGIYVQGTNGITGYCSSGPRNWNQDWERPVSLEFYETDKSRAFKVNAGVKIYGGCTRLYPEKSLAVYMRDKYGDSKIRYKVFKDSYLYEFNNLVLRNAGQDWYRTMVREGMISSLIKGKMNIDQQEYRPSILFINGRYWGIHNIREKLNEHYIEYHYNVQEADLDLIEYSKVADVSTGDSVAYYEMYNFLKNNDLALPANYDHAKSIIDIDSFIDYNVAEIFGANGDWPANNVKLWRERKPGAKWRWLLYDLDYCYNGNSQGMYNTNTLRYALDTTNTISTNPPWATLIFRRLMMNPEFKNEFIQRMAAHISTTFETSRSLSVLDSIRGLLVNEMPKHKVRWPNSISFGATWDVQIDLIREFITLRPGSMRQFFYDRFGLPGSFSVHLTSNDSTAGSVIAHTVPMKWNAKPVFFKGVPLKLRALPNAGYRFVRWEGFVSGTGEKIEILPTANITLKAIFEPWTPADSQLVINEINYKSNSLYDTGDWIEIFNPSRQAVNLSGYKVKDSGEGNEFILPEGSIVPPAGYLTVCEDSVKFKFFHPSAANYKGNFPFGLSSDGETVFLLDPFDNLVDSVKYGISDPWDPKANGDGYSLALVNPTLDNTLASSWRTGKRLGTPSAQNDVYTGILKTSDIPSDFSLSQNFPNPFNPETKILVTLPGKSELKLKIFDVLGNEVSILANGEFDAGSYEFIFDATGLPSGIYFYQMSAGRFNSVKKMVVLK from the coding sequence ATGAAGCAGACATTTGCTTTAGTTTTGTTATTTATTGCTGTTTCCACTAATTTGATGGCTCAGAACCCCGTCCGCGTTAAGATAAACGAGGTTATGGCCTCCAACACAAATACAATACGCGACCCCCAGTTTAATGAATTCGGCGACTGGGTCGAACTCTACAACCCTGACTCGATCGCTGTTGACATCTCGGGATATTTCCTGACCGACATTTTCAGCGAACCACAGAAGTGGCAGTTACCCGCTTCAGGTGTTATAATCCCCGCAAACGGATTTCTAATTATCTGGTGCGATGATCATAATACCGGACTGCATGCCAATTTTAAACTGACCGCGAGCGGCGAAATGGTGGGGCTCTTCGGACCCAATTCTTTAATAATCGATACGATGCGTTTTGGAACTCAAACGAGTGATATCTCTTATGGCAGATTTCCCGATGGTGAAAACAACTGGTACACTTTTTATCCCGCAACCCCCGGCACTATAAATTTTGAATCAAACATAACAGCGCGCTGCCCCGATCCGGAATTTACTCTTACAGGTGGTTTTTTCCCCTCACCGGTAGATGTCTCATTATCAACCTCAATGGCCGGAAGTGAAATCAGGTACACAACTGATGGCTCCGAACCAAAAGCAAATTCGCGGCTTTACTCTTCTCCGGTTCATCTCGACTCAACGACCGTTATTAGAGCAAAGACTTTCAAACTGCAAAGCCTCCCTTCAAAGACGATAACCAATACATATTTTATTAATGTAACCACAGATCTCCCTGTTTTTTCCCTCTCAACCGACCCGGCAAATTTCTTCAGCGATACGGCCGGTATCTATGTACAGGGAACCAACGGCATTACCGGTTACTGCTCCTCAGGACCCAGAAACTGGAATCAGGATTGGGAACGCCCTGTCTCCCTTGAGTTTTACGAGACTGATAAATCACGAGCTTTCAAAGTGAATGCCGGTGTTAAAATTTACGGCGGCTGTACACGGCTTTATCCCGAAAAATCGCTTGCAGTCTACATGAGAGATAAATACGGCGATTCAAAAATTCGTTATAAAGTGTTCAAAGATTCATATCTCTATGAATTTAATAATCTGGTTCTTAGAAATGCGGGACAGGACTGGTACCGGACAATGGTAAGAGAGGGGATGATCTCCTCGCTCATCAAAGGTAAGATGAATATCGATCAGCAGGAATACCGGCCATCCATTCTCTTTATTAATGGCAGATATTGGGGAATCCATAATATCCGGGAAAAACTAAACGAACATTATATAGAATATCACTATAATGTGCAGGAAGCCGATCTCGATCTGATTGAGTATTCTAAAGTGGCGGATGTAAGCACGGGTGATTCCGTTGCATATTATGAAATGTACAACTTCCTGAAAAACAACGATCTTGCTCTCCCTGCGAACTATGATCATGCAAAATCGATCATCGATATCGACTCTTTTATCGATTATAATGTGGCAGAGATATTTGGTGCAAACGGTGACTGGCCTGCAAACAATGTGAAATTGTGGCGTGAACGAAAACCCGGTGCGAAGTGGAGATGGCTCCTCTATGACCTCGATTATTGCTACAACGGCAATTCTCAGGGGATGTATAACACCAATACTTTGAGATATGCACTCGATACAACAAATACCATTTCCACAAATCCTCCATGGGCTACGCTCATCTTCAGACGCCTGATGATGAACCCGGAATTCAAAAATGAGTTCATTCAGCGGATGGCTGCTCACATAAGTACAACTTTTGAAACTTCCCGTTCATTGTCGGTTCTCGACAGCATTCGTGGTTTGCTGGTGAACGAAATGCCAAAACACAAGGTTCGCTGGCCCAATTCCATCTCTTTCGGCGCAACCTGGGATGTTCAGATTGACCTGATACGGGAATTTATAACTCTCAGACCGGGATCGATGCGGCAGTTCTTTTATGACAGATTTGGACTCCCCGGCTCTTTTTCAGTTCATCTTACTTCGAATGATTCAACAGCCGGAAGTGTAATTGCCCATACCGTACCGATGAAGTGGAATGCCAAACCTGTCTTCTTTAAAGGGGTTCCACTCAAATTGAGAGCCTTGCCAAATGCAGGCTACCGCTTTGTAAGATGGGAAGGATTTGTAAGCGGAACCGGTGAAAAGATTGAGATACTTCCGACAGCGAATATAACTCTTAAAGCAATTTTTGAGCCCTGGACACCTGCCGATTCACAACTGGTGATAAATGAGATAAATTATAAAAGTAACTCACTTTACGATACAGGTGACTGGATTGAGATATTCAACCCCTCAAGGCAGGCTGTTAATCTTTCCGGCTACAAGGTAAAAGACTCGGGTGAGGGAAATGAATTCATCCTTCCGGAGGGTTCAATAGTCCCGCCGGCTGGTTATCTCACCGTTTGTGAGGATTCTGTAAAATTTAAGTTTTTCCACCCTTCGGCAGCGAATTATAAAGGAAATTTCCCTTTCGGCCTTTCGAGTGATGGTGAGACTGTCTTCCTTTTGGATCCGTTCGACAATCTGGTCGACAGCGTTAAGTACGGAATTTCAGACCCGTGGGACCCCAAAGCGAACGGCGACGGTTATTCTCTCGCACTGGTAAATCCGACTCTCGACAACACCCTCGCCTCATCGTGGAGAACGGGTAAAAGACTCGGGACCCCTTCTGCTCAGAATGATGTATACACAGGTATATTGAAAACTTCTGATATCCCCTCCGATTTTAGCCTTAGTCAGAATTTCCCCAATCCATTCAACCCGGAAACCAAAATTCTTGTTACACTTCCCGGGAAAAGTGAATTGAAGTTGAAAATTTTTGATGTGCTTGGAAACGAGGTAAGTATTCTGGCGAACGGTGAATTTGATGCAGGAAGTTATGAATTTATTTTCGATGCCACCGGGTTGCCCAGTGGCATCTACTTCTATCAAATGTCTGCAGGAAGGTTTAACTCTGTAAAGAAAATGGTTGTCCTCAAATAA
- a CDS encoding immune inhibitor A — MKKIFTLCIFLLTLTSLNHSQEIYKKVKIFPNDLKQDIELLRSHHVIIDEAFMGKDNSISVFLSAKDVENLQKSGVRYEILIDDWNEYYKNLPVLTEEEKLQVRQSSKETWGVEGLGYGSMGGYYTYAEINAQLDTMRARFPNLITVKSSIGTTGQGRQIYAVKISDNPDATENEPRALYTALTHAREPAGMMSVIYYMYYLLENYNTNPSVKYLVDNREIWFIPCINPDGYEYNRSTNPSGGGQWRKNRSLNSGSYGVDLNRNFGPYTYWNSPNGGSSTTPSDIDYRGPSEFSELETQGYRNFVIGKNFRTALNYHTYSNLLIYPYGCWTYLAPDSAIFKEFAADIVAMNGYSPGTAWQLLYPVRGSSDDFLYDGDIENNGKIFAMTPEVGGDADGFWPPQSRIFPLAIENLKPNLYYTWVAGDFVSLSNYQMNKQYVSPGDQVEMTVTMKNKGLSGADNLTVTLEPVSGFVSVGNGTINIPTIPSRGTFTTSTPLSFAVSPFAPVDTLCKLRLVTSKNGVTMGIDTIGFVTGVPQFVFNDTTNNPLTLWTITATPSTPKWEATTTAFNSAPVSYTDSKTGNYASNATVTIATTNQINLTGYANPKLSFFTKWDIETQWDCGVVMISTDNGTTWSALAGSLSKPASGSGKQVPVGMPIYDGTTSNWKREEINLSAYANKSVKIKFELRTDGSLVKDGWYIDDIGIYVFSALPVELAAFTAVKEGEFVNLKWTTASELNNKGFEVQRSVDGSVWINAGFVTGAGTKESPSEYSFSDRITASGLISYRLKQTDFDGTYKFFGPVEVESDVARSFSLQQNFPNPFNPETVISYSTAVEGMVTISVYDILGKKVATLVNESQKAGNHQVSFKPVDLVSGIYFYEMVTPGFSKKLKMLYLK, encoded by the coding sequence ATGAAAAAAATTTTCACCCTCTGTATCTTTCTTCTTACCCTGACCTCCCTCAACCACTCCCAGGAAATATACAAGAAAGTTAAAATATTCCCAAACGATCTTAAACAGGATATCGAACTTCTGAGAAGTCATCATGTAATCATTGATGAAGCTTTTATGGGAAAAGACAACTCAATTTCTGTTTTTCTCTCTGCAAAAGATGTGGAAAATCTCCAAAAATCAGGTGTCCGCTACGAGATACTTATAGATGACTGGAATGAATATTATAAAAATCTTCCCGTGCTTACTGAAGAGGAAAAACTCCAGGTAAGGCAGTCGAGTAAAGAAACCTGGGGAGTCGAAGGACTCGGATATGGTTCGATGGGTGGATATTACACCTATGCTGAAATAAATGCCCAGCTTGATACGATGAGAGCAAGATTCCCAAATCTCATCACTGTAAAGTCAAGCATCGGTACCACAGGACAGGGAAGACAGATATATGCGGTAAAAATTTCAGATAATCCTGATGCGACAGAAAATGAACCAAGAGCTCTCTATACCGCTCTGACTCACGCAAGAGAGCCTGCCGGTATGATGAGTGTTATTTACTATATGTATTATCTCCTCGAAAACTACAACACCAACCCTTCGGTAAAATATCTTGTTGATAACCGTGAAATCTGGTTTATCCCGTGTATTAACCCCGACGGATATGAGTATAACAGATCAACCAACCCTTCAGGCGGTGGTCAGTGGCGGAAAAACAGAAGTCTGAACAGCGGCTCCTATGGTGTTGATCTCAACAGAAATTTTGGTCCTTACACCTACTGGAATTCACCAAACGGCGGGTCGAGCACAACCCCCTCCGATATCGACTACAGGGGTCCCTCAGAGTTTTCAGAACTTGAGACACAGGGATACAGAAACTTCGTTATCGGTAAAAACTTCAGGACAGCCCTGAATTATCATACCTACAGCAATCTGCTCATATATCCCTACGGCTGCTGGACTTATCTTGCTCCCGACTCCGCAATTTTCAAAGAGTTCGCCGCAGACATCGTTGCAATGAATGGCTATTCACCCGGAACCGCATGGCAGCTTCTTTATCCTGTTAGGGGAAGTTCCGACGATTTTCTTTACGATGGTGACATCGAAAACAACGGCAAAATCTTCGCAATGACCCCCGAAGTTGGCGGTGACGCTGATGGATTCTGGCCCCCTCAGTCAAGAATTTTCCCTCTCGCCATCGAGAACCTTAAGCCAAATCTTTATTATACCTGGGTTGCAGGTGACTTCGTTAGCCTCTCAAATTACCAGATGAACAAACAGTATGTTTCACCCGGCGACCAGGTTGAGATGACCGTTACAATGAAAAACAAGGGACTCTCAGGGGCTGATAATCTCACCGTCACTCTTGAACCTGTATCCGGATTTGTTTCTGTCGGTAACGGTACAATAAATATTCCCACCATCCCCTCACGAGGCACATTCACAACTTCAACTCCTCTTTCGTTTGCGGTTTCACCCTTTGCGCCCGTTGATACCCTTTGTAAACTGAGACTTGTCACTTCGAAAAATGGTGTGACCATGGGAATTGATACAATTGGTTTTGTTACGGGTGTACCTCAATTCGTATTTAATGATACTACGAATAACCCGTTAACTCTCTGGACGATAACAGCTACACCATCCACCCCAAAATGGGAAGCCACTACAACAGCTTTTAATTCCGCTCCTGTTTCATATACAGATTCAAAAACCGGGAATTATGCAAGTAATGCTACCGTGACGATTGCAACAACAAATCAAATCAATCTGACCGGTTATGCCAATCCCAAACTCTCCTTCTTTACGAAGTGGGATATTGAAACTCAATGGGACTGTGGTGTTGTGATGATTTCGACTGATAACGGCACCACCTGGTCTGCTCTTGCAGGATCATTGTCAAAACCGGCATCGGGAAGCGGTAAGCAGGTTCCTGTCGGCATGCCAATCTATGACGGAACTACATCCAACTGGAAAAGGGAAGAAATAAATCTTTCAGCCTATGCCAACAAGTCAGTTAAAATAAAATTTGAGCTCAGGACAGATGGTTCTCTGGTGAAAGATGGCTGGTATATCGATGATATCGGTATCTATGTGTTCTCTGCTCTTCCGGTGGAACTTGCCGCTTTCACGGCTGTAAAGGAGGGTGAATTCGTCAACCTGAAGTGGACAACCGCTTCCGAACTCAATAACAAGGGTTTTGAAGTGCAACGGTCTGTCGATGGCTCAGTCTGGATCAACGCAGGTTTTGTCACCGGAGCAGGTACCAAAGAATCGCCTTCGGAATATTCCTTCTCTGACAGAATTACGGCTTCAGGCTTAATCTCCTACAGATTGAAACAGACTGATTTCGACGGAACATACAAATTTTTCGGTCCTGTCGAAGTGGAGTCGGATGTGGCTCGATCATTCTCTTTGCAGCAAAATTTCCCCAACCCGTTCAATCCTGAAACAGTGATTTCCTACAGTACAGCGGTTGAGGGGATGGTTACCATTAGTGTATATGATATTCTCGGGAAAAAGGTTGCAACTTTGGTGAATGAATCACAGAAGGCAGGAAATCATCAGGTTAGTTTTAAACCTGTGGATCTCGTATCGGGAATCTATTTCTACGAAATGGTTACTCCGGGATTTTCAAAAAAGCTTAAAATGCTCTATTTGAAATAA
- a CDS encoding DNA alkylation repair protein, translated as MTTEEVLSELEAFGREDVREGRARFGIRAVSSFGVPLPRIKSIAKKIKKDHELSLALWRTGNHDARILSFMIADPKKFTVDDAEEWMPEMLSWDLTDGAAIYLFRKCDWVIQKVNEWIGSDEEFRRRQGFVLMAVLAVHGKKLPNSLFIDWLDDLYEGASDKRNFVKKAVNWAIRQIGKKNKTLRQHALITCERILSDGEKLNWIALDAKRELNDPKTVARIKEG; from the coding sequence ATGACAACAGAAGAAGTACTTTCTGAGCTGGAGGCTTTTGGCAGGGAAGATGTTAGAGAAGGAAGAGCAAGGTTTGGCATCAGGGCGGTCTCTTCCTTCGGTGTCCCGCTTCCCAGAATAAAGTCGATTGCAAAAAAGATAAAAAAAGATCATGAATTGTCACTCGCCCTTTGGAGAACCGGAAACCATGATGCGAGAATTCTTTCATTTATGATTGCAGATCCTAAAAAATTCACTGTCGATGACGCCGAGGAGTGGATGCCCGAGATGCTTTCCTGGGATTTGACCGACGGGGCAGCCATCTACCTTTTTCGAAAGTGTGACTGGGTAATTCAGAAAGTAAATGAGTGGATCGGAAGTGACGAGGAATTCAGACGCCGGCAGGGTTTTGTTCTTATGGCAGTGCTGGCAGTCCATGGTAAAAAGCTGCCAAACTCACTTTTTATCGACTGGCTTGACGACCTCTATGAAGGAGCAAGTGATAAAAGAAATTTTGTAAAAAAGGCTGTAAACTGGGCGATCAGGCAGATTGGAAAGAAGAACAAAACACTCAGGCAACACGCTCTCATCACATGTGAGAGGATACTTTCTGACGGCGAAAAACTGAACTGGATTGCACTGGATGCAAAAAGAGAATTGAATGATCCAAAGACCGTGGCAAGAATAAAGGAAGGTTAG
- a CDS encoding aldo/keto reductase: MRYKLLGRSGVKVSELCLGAMSFGTEWGSGADEAESRKVFDRFAEAGGNFIDTANRYTEGTSEKYLAEFMGSERDKFVVATKYSLYTKRGDLNDAGNSRKNMFRSVEGSLKRLATDYIDILYVHMWDFTTPMDEVLRGLDDLVRMGKVTYIAISDTPAWVVSAAQVMAELKGWSQFVALQAEYNLLKRDAERDLLPMCEQYDITCTSWAPIAGGVLSGKYLQDPGAEGRIKSGSVRRSDKSNEITRKVVEIAGKLGVSATQVAMNWHRQNRYRIIPVIGARKEEQIVDSLGCLDFEIPAEFMKELDNLTAIEPGFPHDLLTGAQATDLLYGGLFDKFDNHRRK; the protein is encoded by the coding sequence ATGAGATACAAATTGCTGGGAAGATCCGGTGTAAAGGTTTCAGAGTTATGTCTGGGTGCCATGTCATTTGGCACAGAGTGGGGATCGGGAGCCGATGAGGCGGAAAGCAGGAAGGTTTTTGACAGATTTGCAGAGGCAGGAGGCAATTTTATCGATACTGCGAACAGATATACCGAGGGGACGAGTGAGAAATATCTTGCTGAATTCATGGGAAGTGAACGGGACAAATTCGTGGTTGCCACCAAATACAGCCTGTATACCAAAAGAGGGGATTTGAATGATGCCGGCAACAGCAGGAAAAACATGTTCCGGTCTGTTGAAGGAAGTCTGAAGAGGCTCGCAACTGACTATATCGACATTTTATATGTCCACATGTGGGATTTCACCACTCCAATGGATGAAGTGTTACGGGGTTTGGATGATCTGGTGAGGATGGGGAAAGTGACTTATATCGCAATTTCAGATACACCTGCCTGGGTGGTATCAGCCGCACAGGTGATGGCTGAGTTGAAGGGATGGTCACAGTTTGTTGCACTTCAAGCCGAGTATAATCTGCTGAAGAGGGATGCCGAAAGAGACCTTTTACCGATGTGTGAGCAATATGACATCACCTGCACTTCATGGGCTCCCATTGCCGGTGGAGTACTTTCAGGCAAATATCTTCAGGACCCGGGTGCGGAGGGGAGAATAAAATCCGGAAGCGTAAGGAGAAGTGATAAAAGTAATGAGATCACAAGAAAAGTCGTGGAAATAGCCGGTAAACTTGGGGTATCAGCGACCCAGGTGGCGATGAACTGGCACAGGCAAAACCGCTACAGAATTATTCCGGTCATCGGAGCCAGAAAAGAAGAGCAGATTGTTGACAGTCTTGGCTGTCTTGATTTTGAGATCCCTGCGGAATTTATGAAGGAACTTGACAATCTTACCGCGATAGAGCCGGGTTTCCCGCATGATTTGCTTACCGGGGCACAGGCAACCGATCTCCTCTATGGGGGTCTTTTCGATAAATTTGACAATCACAGAAGAAAATGA
- a CDS encoding STAS domain-containing protein, whose product MNFKVEKNGDVVVVAVALQRATLNEAEEFKKILLGQIDLGSKKLIVDLSVCEFIDSTFLGALVVTLKKITQHHGDLKLVGFQPAVQSMFELTRMYRIFEAFNNTPDAIKSFN is encoded by the coding sequence ATGAACTTTAAAGTCGAAAAAAATGGTGATGTGGTCGTTGTTGCTGTTGCACTTCAGAGAGCAACATTGAACGAAGCTGAAGAATTTAAAAAAATACTACTCGGTCAGATCGACCTTGGAAGCAAAAAATTAATCGTCGACCTCTCGGTTTGTGAATTTATCGATTCAACATTCCTTGGCGCCCTCGTGGTTACACTTAAAAAAATCACTCAGCATCACGGCGACCTTAAACTCGTTGGATTTCAACCCGCAGTCCAGTCGATGTTTGAATTAACCAGAATGTATAGAATTTTTGAAGCTTTCAATAACACACCGGATGCCATAAAGAGCTTCAACTGA
- a CDS encoding sigma-54-dependent Fis family transcriptional regulator — protein sequence MDKLIFVVDDQAPILRLLTYWVSEKWNYKVKTFDNAEEMLASLSMKPDLILLDIMLPGISGIEALAEVKKFDPKLPVIILSAQGRVDVALEALRIGAYDYFPKPIDTQRLEPAIRNALKNYDLEKELEKVRENVTQTYSFSNIISADGKMQDVFKMVTKVLDNDITVLIHGESGTGKELIAKAIHYNGIRKSYPFVVVNCASIPRDLMESELFGHEKGSFTGAHQRKMGKFELANKGTIFLDEVGEMDISLQSKLLRVIQQKEFERVGGTETIKCDVRIISATNRDLKHAVENKEFREDLFYRLNSFPINLPPLRARKGDIIVLAEHFLQHFNRKLDKKCLGFTPKALKLLFDYDWPGNVREMENTIERCLILTENDTIDVEDLPMHIRSATPSVEESSVEKFLNSPVVLPFEKIKEEAIRHALKVTKGNILEAAKKLKLGRATIYRLMSRYRINPEQP from the coding sequence ATGGATAAATTGATATTTGTTGTCGACGACCAGGCACCAATTCTAAGGTTGCTTACCTATTGGGTTAGCGAAAAATGGAATTACAAAGTAAAAACTTTTGATAATGCCGAAGAGATGCTCGCTTCACTTTCAATGAAACCTGATCTCATTCTCCTCGATATTATGCTCCCGGGAATCAGCGGAATTGAAGCCCTCGCTGAAGTGAAAAAATTTGATCCAAAACTTCCGGTTATTATACTTTCCGCACAAGGAAGAGTGGATGTGGCGCTCGAAGCCCTGAGGATTGGTGCATATGACTATTTCCCGAAGCCAATTGATACCCAAAGACTTGAACCTGCGATCAGAAATGCCCTCAAAAATTATGACCTCGAAAAAGAACTCGAGAAAGTCCGCGAAAATGTAACCCAGACCTACAGCTTCAGCAATATTATCTCTGCCGACGGCAAGATGCAGGATGTCTTCAAAATGGTCACTAAAGTCCTCGATAACGACATCACCGTGCTTATTCATGGTGAAAGCGGTACGGGAAAAGAGCTTATCGCCAAAGCCATTCATTACAACGGTATCAGAAAATCCTACCCTTTTGTGGTCGTAAACTGCGCTTCCATACCCCGTGATTTGATGGAAAGCGAACTCTTTGGTCACGAAAAAGGCTCGTTCACAGGCGCTCACCAAAGAAAAATGGGAAAATTTGAACTCGCAAACAAGGGTACCATTTTCCTCGATGAAGTTGGTGAAATGGACATCTCCCTCCAGTCAAAACTTCTTCGTGTTATTCAGCAGAAGGAATTCGAAAGAGTCGGCGGCACCGAAACCATCAAATGTGATGTCAGAATCATTTCCGCTACCAACCGTGATCTGAAACATGCAGTCGAAAACAAGGAATTCCGTGAAGACCTTTTCTACAGATTGAATTCATTCCCGATCAATCTTCCTCCGCTCAGAGCCAGAAAAGGGGATATTATCGTGCTTGCTGAGCATTTTCTGCAGCACTTCAATCGTAAGCTCGATAAAAAATGCCTCGGCTTTACCCCGAAGGCATTAAAACTACTTTTTGATTACGACTGGCCCGGCAATGTGAGGGAAATGGAAAACACCATCGAACGATGCCTCATCCTCACTGAAAATGATACTATTGATGTCGAAGACCTGCCTATGCATATCAGATCGGCTACACCCTCTGTCGAGGAGTCGAGCGTTGAGAAATTCCTGAATTCCCCTGTTGTGCTTCCCTTTGAAAAAATAAAGGAGGAAGCAATCAGACATGCCCTCAAAGTGACAAAAGGGAATATATTAGAAGCAGCAAAAAAATTGAAATTGGGAAGAGCTACTATCTACCGCCTCATGAGCAGATACAGAATCAATCCCGAACAACCCTGA